In one window of Protaetiibacter larvae DNA:
- a CDS encoding DUF1294 domain-containing protein translates to MKPGPVRMKGVLTTWNDDRGFGFVAPAVGGPDVFVHISAFPEGALRPVEGDEVGYELEFSPDGKPRAARAQTLRHVPAPARVRRPNPPQRSSRLGYVAILAFGCIVFVRALVHPLPFWVAVLYGGASVVTFIAYAVDKRAAQTDNWRVPEGSLLALGVIGGWPGAIVAQQVLRHKTLKASFQWAFWISVVVNVLGFAALSWLAALPSEL, encoded by the coding sequence ATGAAACCCGGCCCCGTGCGCATGAAAGGCGTGCTGACGACCTGGAACGACGACCGAGGATTCGGCTTCGTCGCCCCCGCCGTCGGCGGGCCGGACGTGTTCGTGCACATCTCGGCGTTCCCCGAGGGCGCCCTGCGTCCGGTCGAGGGCGACGAGGTCGGCTACGAGCTGGAGTTCTCCCCCGACGGCAAGCCGCGTGCGGCGCGGGCGCAGACCCTCCGGCACGTGCCGGCGCCGGCACGGGTGCGCCGCCCCAACCCGCCGCAGCGTTCGAGCAGGCTCGGTTATGTGGCGATCCTGGCGTTCGGCTGCATCGTGTTCGTGCGGGCGCTCGTGCATCCGCTGCCGTTCTGGGTGGCGGTGCTGTACGGCGGGGCGAGCGTCGTGACGTTCATCGCCTACGCCGTCGACAAGCGTGCCGCGCAGACCGACAACTGGCGGGTGCCCGAGGGCTCGCTGCTCGCCCTCGGGGTGATCGGCGGCTGGCCGGGGGCGATCGTGGCGCAGCAGGTGCTGCGGCACAAGACCCTCAAGGCGAGCTTCCAGTGGGCGTTCTGGATCTCGGTCGTCGTGAACGTGCTGGGGTTCGCGGCGCTGTCGTGGCTTGCGGCGCTGCCGTCCGAGCTCTGA
- a CDS encoding DNA polymerase Y family protein yields MTASDPRLLVLLLPDWAVRAQAREQRIPEDAALALVAKGLVAACSPAARADGVRVGMRQREAQGRCPGLRIAREDPAVASRAFEPVLAALEQAVPGWHPLRPGVAAIRARGAARYYGNERAAARTVAGIAVEHGAPGARVGIADGLFAAELAARGVGTTSPAADPLHLVPTAGTAAFLAPLPVAALGDPELATLLPRLGIRTLGAFAALSADDVAARFGPLGARLHALAAGRDPRGAAPRIPPRDLDAVVDFEPAVERVDEVAFGVRAACDDFVLALLHERLVCTALRVELHGDRGELDERVWLHPRSFSAAEVVDRVRWQLQATELMRSGVVRVRLSPDAVDPVQAHERGLWGTGPDERVHSALSRVQGMVGHRGVLTPRLAGGRRPADRQQLVPWGDRGVAVRERVRPWPGALPDPPPTTVFEVPRPLRVEDVHGRPVTVDDRGAVSAAPAVIVAQSGTRRELTAWAGPWPLEERWWDPASARAVHRLQAVDTTGCAWLLVLDGDGWWAEGRYD; encoded by the coding sequence ATGACCGCATCCGATCCGCGACTGCTCGTGCTGCTGCTGCCCGACTGGGCCGTGCGTGCGCAGGCGCGCGAGCAGCGCATCCCCGAGGACGCCGCGCTCGCGCTCGTCGCGAAGGGACTCGTGGCAGCCTGCTCCCCCGCGGCCCGTGCCGACGGCGTGCGGGTCGGCATGCGGCAGCGCGAGGCGCAGGGGCGTTGCCCGGGGCTGCGGATCGCACGCGAGGATCCGGCCGTCGCGAGCCGTGCCTTCGAGCCCGTGCTCGCCGCACTCGAGCAGGCGGTGCCGGGATGGCATCCGCTGCGCCCCGGGGTCGCCGCGATCCGCGCGCGCGGTGCCGCCCGCTACTACGGCAACGAGCGGGCGGCGGCGCGCACGGTCGCCGGCATCGCCGTCGAGCACGGGGCCCCGGGCGCCCGGGTCGGCATCGCCGACGGCCTGTTCGCGGCCGAGCTCGCCGCCCGCGGCGTCGGCACCACGTCTCCGGCGGCGGATCCGCTGCACCTCGTGCCCACCGCCGGCACCGCCGCCTTCCTCGCCCCGCTGCCCGTCGCCGCCCTCGGCGACCCCGAGCTGGCCACCCTGCTGCCGCGCCTCGGCATCCGCACCCTCGGCGCATTCGCGGCCCTCTCCGCCGACGACGTCGCCGCCCGTTTCGGGCCGCTCGGCGCCCGGCTGCATGCCCTCGCCGCGGGGCGGGACCCGCGCGGGGCCGCCCCGCGCATCCCGCCGCGCGACCTCGACGCCGTGGTCGACTTCGAGCCGGCCGTCGAACGCGTCGACGAGGTGGCCTTCGGGGTGCGGGCGGCGTGCGACGACTTCGTGCTGGCCCTGCTGCACGAGCGGCTGGTCTGCACGGCGCTGCGGGTCGAGCTGCACGGCGACCGCGGCGAACTCGATGAGCGCGTCTGGCTGCATCCGCGCTCCTTCTCGGCCGCCGAGGTGGTCGACCGGGTGCGCTGGCAGCTGCAGGCCACCGAGCTCATGCGCTCGGGCGTCGTGCGGGTGCGGCTGAGCCCCGACGCGGTCGACCCGGTGCAGGCGCACGAGCGGGGGCTCTGGGGCACCGGACCGGATGAGCGCGTGCACTCCGCGCTCTCGCGCGTGCAGGGCATGGTGGGGCATCGCGGCGTGCTCACCCCGCGCCTCGCGGGCGGCAGGCGCCCGGCCGATCGGCAGCAGCTGGTGCCGTGGGGCGACCGCGGGGTCGCCGTCCGCGAGCGGGTGCGCCCGTGGCCGGGCGCGCTGCCGGATCCGCCGCCCACGACGGTGTTCGAGGTGCCGCGCCCGCTGCGCGTGGAGGACGTGCACGGTCGCCCGGTGACGGTCGACGACCGCGGTGCGGTGAGTGCGGCCCCCGCCGTGATCGTCGCGCAGAGCGGCACCCGCCGCGAGCTCACCGCCTGGGCGGGGCCGTGGCCGCTCGAGGAGCGCTGGTGGGATCCGGCATCCGCTCGCGCCGTCCACCGGCTGCAGGCGGTCGACACCACGGGATGCGCGTGGCTGCTCGTGCTCGACGGCGACGGCTGGTGGGCCGAGGGACGGTACGACTGA
- a CDS encoding DUF1905 domain-containing protein — protein sequence MRYRFTSEVRRWEARRDDWFFVDLPLDASAEIHEWADARPRAGFGAVKVVARVGGTSWSTSIFPGASGVYSLALAARIRRAESIEPGELIEAEVELQG from the coding sequence ATGCGGTACCGCTTCACGAGCGAGGTGCGGCGCTGGGAGGCCCGCCGCGACGACTGGTTTTTCGTCGATCTGCCGCTCGACGCCTCGGCGGAGATCCACGAGTGGGCGGATGCCCGGCCGCGTGCCGGGTTCGGCGCCGTGAAGGTCGTCGCCCGGGTGGGCGGCACCTCGTGGTCGACCTCGATCTTCCCCGGGGCGTCCGGCGTCTACAGCCTCGCGCTGGCCGCCCGCATCCGTCGCGCCGAGTCCATCGAGCCCGGTGAACTGATCGAGGCCGAGGTCGAGCTGCAGGGCTGA